DNA sequence from the Pseudophryne corroboree isolate aPseCor3 chromosome 6, aPseCor3.hap2, whole genome shotgun sequence genome:
GAGCACAAGACCACTTATGTGTTTACTGAGAGACCCAACTAAAGGACTACTATTAGCACTACACGCGGTAATGGATGATTACATTGCAGGGCATTGCTATGCTACTGCAGTGATATGGCGGTTCAGCAGAACCCCAATACTGAGCTACATATGTGCCTGTGCAATCATATAACAGCGCCAAACAATCTTGCAATTTTACATCTGCAATGAAGTAATATCAAACAGTCTGCAATACATCTACCTACTGTACTCATTATAAAGCGgacatgcataaaaaaaaaaaaaaaaaaaaaattggaacccCTTAAAAAAAATAACCCAATCTAGCAGCGTCTGATCGTAGGAATAATAGCTGTGCTGCTGGCATGAATAATGTCTCTACAGGCGCCTACAGCTCTGCCTggacagggtgggtggctctgaaaagagcctttgggggGGATAACAAGGAAGCGAGGCTGCGGCGGCTCTTTTATCACTTCTTGGCCGCAGCTTTCTTGGGCTTAGCTGCCTTCTTGGCCGGGCTTTTGGCGGCTTTGGGCTTCGCTgccttcttggccggactcttggcGGCTTTGGGCTTCGCTGCCTTCTTGGCGGGACTCTTGGCCACCTTCTTAGACTTCACGGCTTtaggcttctttgggcttttggcagCAGCCGCTTTAGCGGGTTTCTTCACCTTCTTGGGGCTCTTGGCTGCACTCGGAGCTTTCTTGGGCTTCTTCGGGGATTTGGCCACTTTCTTTGCCGCTGGTTTCTTGGGCTTCAGAGATTTCTGGGCGGCCTTCttgctctccagctgcttcttatTGAGCTTGAAGGAGCCGGAAGCGCCGGTGCCTTTCACTTGGGTGAGAGTTCCTTTGGTCACTAATCCTTTCACCCCCACTTTGATGCGGCTgttgttcctctccacatcgtagcctccggcagccagagccttcttcagggcggcAAGAGAAACTCCACTGCGCTCCTTGGAGGCGGCCACTGCCTTTAGGATCAGCTCGGAGACGCTGGGCCCGGAAGACTTGCCGCTTTTCTTGGCTCCCCCTGCAGCTTTcttcggctgcctcttctttttggctgcgCCCTCTGACGGCGGGACATCGGCGACAGCTGGTGCAGTTTCTGCCATGTTAGCGCAAAGTCACTTTTTTTCACCAACAAATAGTAATACTACACAAGCCGCTGTCTGACGTCTTTTATATACGGTGCCTGCTGTGCTGTAATTGGCTGCTGAGCCTGGCGCGTTCTGTGCTCCCATTGGCGGAATAAGCAGCCCTTGTAAACCCTTCCCTGTCTGAGTATAAGGGGAAATCTGCCCTCACATTGTGTTTCCCTAGCGCAGAAAAAGAGTATTTTATTGGGCATGAGAAAAGCAGCGTGCCGCCTCTCTGCACCACAGCAGTACTCCAAGGTCTCCCCTAAGCCTATATGGCCATTGCCAGCCTAGGCGCTGCAAAGAGACCCAGGAATAGCCCCTGTCAGCTTACTTACACCAGGCTGAATCTGCCCAGCATGTAACACATCTGTACTTTTCTGCGAGGCTAAAACGTCTGATCGGGGCATTTTTCTCTCCCCCTGGCACTACATGCAACGAAGGTGATCTGGGACTCAGTCTGTGCAGGGGATGCAGCATTTTCAAAGACATAAAGGTGATGTGTGGGCTCCTGTACACCCGGGTGGCTAGCACAGGCAGGTTGCCCCACAACGTATTGGCACTCTTGTTTAGGAACTCTAGTTACTGTAACAAAAGAGAGATACCCAGCATAGTCAGCTACAGGTTAACCCTGCCTGTCTGAGATTCTCCCCGCCGTGTAGAATGTTGGTGGCATTTTCCCCAAATGTTTATAAAATGAGCCATACAGACATGAATGTACATTTATGCAAGATAGGTCTGTCAGAGTGAGGGCAATGGTGATCTGTTCCAATTACCAGTCCTCTTTTAAAAATGCCAAAGTATGAGGCTTTGGCATTTTTAAAAGAGGACATCGGAGCTCTATAAGAGGAATACTTCTATTCCTCCCATGTGGAATCATTATGAATATTTATAAAAATAGAGGGAAACAGTAGGAATATTAGGAAACCTTAGGGGGATGCAGGAATAATAGAGAGGAAGGTATAGGGGGGAAACTAGAGAGACCTCTTGTAATAGTGctaggtgaggaggaggaggagaaggagaagacatATATGCACACAATAGTTctgggaaataaaattaaatgatgAAGCTTGCAGAATAAGAAGAGAGACCACAGTCACCCGAGGAGCAATGGTTCAACTTATCTTACGTTTTCAAATGGACTACCTTGATAAAAGCAGGTGCTGCAGGTTCAGCACTGAACGTCACTGACGGATAGCAGGCGAAAGAAGCGCCGAGACCACAAGGCTGAAtgtctaaagcaggcattcccaaccacggtcctcaaggcacaccaacagtgcaggttttagtaatatccaggctgcagcacagatggttacatcaaaataactgagctactaattaagtcagctgtgctgaagcctggatatcactaaaacctgcactgttagtgtgccttgaggaccgtggttgggaatgcctggtctagagaaGAGGCGGCTGCGTACCGGAGCATCAAAACCTCCGGGGGAAACTGTGTCAGCAGAGATCCACTGTGGATGCAAAGTTGTGAGGAGAAGGGCAACGCAGAGTAACAGACCAGAGTTCAACTGCATTGACCAGTGATGGAAAGCACAGATATGAACTAGGGCAGGTCAAGAGCAGTGTTGAGAGAAGATGATCGccataaagcagaggttctcaaactcggtcctcaggaccccacacagtgcatgttttgcatgtctccgcacagaatcacaagtgaaataattagctccacctgtggaccttttaaaatgtgtcagtgagtaattaatacacctgtgcacctgctgggttacctgcaaaacatgcactgtgtggagtcctgaggaccgagttagagaaccactgccatagaggAATGGAAGGCAAATGTGGATGGACATGAGTTCTGGACAAACAGAGATGATGACTGCTAACTGGAGGGCGTGGCCCAGCAGCAAGTACCATCAAGGTCTGAACCTCATCCCCAACCAATGATGGCAGGCTGGAGTAGGGCTCTAGAGCGGTGGGAGTCTGCAGGGAGAGACAGTAGGAATAAGTGGGAGTAGAAATAGGAGGGTATGAATAAAGTGTGAGGGATGGGAGAAATAAGGTGAAGAATAAGGGTGATGAATGGAAAAAGAAGGAACAGGAAGAAGAGTAGTGTAAGAAAAGGGAGGAGATAATCGGAGATGGGAAGAAAAGGCAGAAGGAGGAATAGAGAAAGGTTTGACAAATGAGTGGAATGTAAAAATAAATGGCAGAATTAAAGTGACGAGAGACAAAGGGTTATAAATGGGAGATGGGAGGAACAAGGTGAAGAATCTGCGAATCAGGAGCAGACGAACAGGTGTGGAAGAGGGGGAAAAATGAATACAACTGCTAGCCAGCCGCAAATGACAGGCCAAGATCAAAGACAACGGTCACCCGAGGAGTGGAGCAATGGTGCAACAAAGTTACTTAGATGCAGTGCTGTGCCACAAGCAATTTTACTTAAGCATGGGAAAGTTGCTCAAAATGGAGCATTGCATTTCATGTATGAACACCATAAGAAAGTAACTTCTGGACCATAAGGCTGAATTCATGGACCAGATAATCAGAAATATTGGATGAAGTATTGGGCCAGCGGATATCCGCAGAGAGCTCcttctactcactggtcatctgtCAACCGGATTATTGGAACCTCTTCTTAAAGTATGTGGGTTTTCTGAGATGACTCCTTTCAATTCCGCTTATCACTGTGATCCAACATTTGTACTGTGTAATGTTCTTGGCTATCTTCAAGGTGTTTCTAGCTCACATTTCGGTATATACCACCCAGTTGATGCAATTGTGTGGAACGATGGGTGGAAGATCCACAGTCATAAAAAAGAGATGAGATCCTGGATCTTGTCTTAAAGAAGCAATTTCTGATACAATTGGCTATGGAAATCGGAGAGTGGATGGCTGACCACAAATCATCCTCCTAACCAACCAAACTATGGCAGCCACAATATAAGGCAATCAAAGTAAGCTGGCAAATCAAAGCAGGTACTTCCACTTGTATTAATCATGCCAACTGTAACGCTGTGGGCCTTTTCCTAGGGGCAGGATCTATACTTACCTGATGCCATGTTGTCAGGATGACCCTTAATCTCTCCCAGAAGAGATACCCTATTGTGCCCTAGGGGAAGGGCATAATTTTTTGAAGTAGTAGCATGAATAAGTGGAATATTCATGCTACTAtcgatctgaattttttttttttacatgaaacaTTTTTGATTGTTTACAGACATTATCAGTTACAGTTTATACTTTCTTATGCCATGTATTTAACAGCAATAATTTACATTTTTGTGTGGTACATATAGAAACGGGACTTTCAATGAGTTCCAAtacaattagatagatagatagacagatagatagatagatagatagatagataattgctATTTCACATAAATTCAGTTGAATATATACTGGTTTAAAGTCTGTATATTCCTCAGTCTTACATTCGATTTATTACCATAAAGACAACTTTTaacagatgttttaaagtttattTTTTAAGAACAATTGAAATGGATATACAATAGTTAAATGGGCACACATGGAAAAAAAATCAGTAATACAATAAAACAAtaaggatctctctctctctctatatatatatatatatatatacatacatacatacacagggccTTTAGTAATTTATCGGGTTTTAATTTCCTCTGAGTAGACGTAGAACTCCTATGCAACTAAATATATAGTCTTATATTCTCTTCATGTAGTTTCCCAGATTCACGAGGTTCAGGTTGTGGTCTAAATTGATACTTTTGCTCGGATTGTATCCAGCAATGTTTCAATAGAATAGTTACAATTGTATCATACTATAATACTGTTTCCCATTTGTATCATATCGTTTCTCACACACACAGGAGTTCTGACTACATTAAAGTGAGCAGCTTTAGAATTAACATTCATGTTTTAATGATCAaatgattattttattttatacgccGCTATTTTGATCTAAGCCGTGCttcttttgctgttgttgtttgctAGTTTACCTGCCATTCCATATTATCATTTCCCTGGTATTAGGGCTTGTAAGGATTATATtctgtacacactatatatatatatatatatatatatatataaatttatcccCGGCCATTGCAGCTATTCAGCAGCACTGTGTGTGATTACGTTTCCTCTTTCACTGCCGTGTGGTATTCCTGTATGTGTGCTAAACCGTGAAAACACCTCGCGGCCGGACCGTTTAGAAATTTCGCATAAACAATAGGAATAAACAGAAATTCTTGGCGGGCTTTTTGAAAGTTACAGCAACTTCACCTAAACCAACCAGGATGAAGGGCGTGTTTAACTCATCAAATCACAAAGCAGCTCTGTGCATAAATACAGATGTTCCCGGCTGTTGGCTATTCAGTCCTTTTTTTTCTACTTGGTAGAAGTCAGATCTGTGTAGAAATATGGCCAGGACCAAGCAGACCGCCCGCAAATCTACAGGAGGGAAAGCTCCCCGCAAGCAGCTGGCAACGAAAGCTGCTCGGAAGAGCGCCCCAGCTACCGGCGGCGTGAAGAAACCTCACCGCTATCGTCCTGGAACTGTTGCTCTCAGAGAGATCCGCCGGTACCAGAAATCCACTGAGCTGCTGATCCGCAAGTTGCCCTTCCAGCGTCTGGTGCGTGAGATCGCCCAGGATTTCAAGACTGACCTGCGTTTCCAGAGCTCCGCCGTCATGGCCCTACAAGAGGCCAGCGAGGCTTATCTGGTGGGGCTGTTCGAGGACACCAACCTGTGCGCCATCCACGCCAAGAGGGTGaccatcatgcccaaagacatccagctggcccgcaggatccgaggggagagggcatagaTACTCGGCACTCCTATTCACGCAGcaaacacaaaggctcttttcagagccaccaagtCTTTCTAAACGAGCTGTAGCATAAATCACCCCTCAGTATCAGAGTAACAGGATGCGGATGAAACCCCGCTCTCCATCTATAGCCGCTTCAAATGACAGGCCAAATCTATGAATCTTAAATATATACTGCAATGATAAGCAAGCCCCAGAGTGAATAAAGGGATGTTACCTGTCAAATTAGTAAATATTTGGACGGACTGGTTCACCGACAGTACATCGTTACTAGTGTTCCGCCTAGATGCCCTTGTAAAATTGTTTTCTTTAGCAGGGAGAAGAGGATAATGTTCTCAATGATCAAATCATTTTATGTTATGCAGCTGTTTTCATCCTAGCTTTGTTACGTCACACGGAGAGAGAATATGGTTTCTCTCATTATATATTTTATACGGATCATCAGCTTCCCATTCCTATAAGCCTCATTTGCAGCATGCAGTTATTGCAAAGGGAATATTCAGACTATCATTAGATTTCACCACAACAGACCAGGGCTCCTAAAGGGTAAGGGAGCGATTTTACTTTTAGCGGTTGTATGGACGGGATGTGGAGATGAAAGCGCGGCTAGCCCGTCAGATATCGCTACAACACAAGCAATGGCAGTACACACAGCTCTCCTGGGAAgacgtgggtggctctgaaaagagcctttgttgTGTGTCAGGTACATCGTTTCTGTGGTGGAAGCTGCCAGCCTAACATTACTTGCTCTTGGCTGGTTTGTGGCTCTCggtcttcttgggcagcagcacggcctggatgttgggcagaacgcctccctgggcgatggtcaccccaccgagcagcttgttgagctcttcgtcgttgcgcacagccagctgcaggtggcgggggatGATGCGGGTCTTCTTGTTGTCGCGGGCGGCGTTTCCTGCGAGCTCCAGGATCTCAGCCGTCAGGTACTCCAGCACCGCGGCCAGGTACACCGGGGCACCGGCTCCCACTCGCTCAGCATAGTTTCCTTTCCTCAGCAGACGGTGAACGCGACCGACTGGGAACTGGAGACCGGCCCGGGATGAGCGAGTCTTGGCCTTAGCCCGGGTCTTGCCGCCTTGTTTGCCTCTGCCGGACATGTTCAGTTCACAAAGCTATGAAGTTTTTCTAACAAACTGAGAGGAAAGGAAATGTATGTGAGTCTGTAATACCGGCCGCCCTCCTCCTATATATGCACTCAGAGAGGATCTACCGCGTGCTCTGTGATTGGTTTGCTTACAAATGAACCAATGCAGCTCAAGTTTATCCACAGACCAATCCGCAATATGTAGCGAGGGGGGAATACCTCCCAGTGTCACGTGATACTTCTACCCTATAGTTTTACCAGAAGCGGTGAATCTTCGTTGACATAAGCTGACTATAAATAGAGCAAACCCGGGTGTTGTACCGCACAGATTTTCTGCGTGGTGTGGAAGAATACGTGAGTGGTGAAAATGCCTGATCCAGCAAAGTCTGCTCCGGCGCCCAAGAAAGGCTCTAAGAAAGCGGTGACCAAGACCCAGAAGAAGGATGGGAAGAAGCGTAGGaagagcaggaaggagagttacgccatttacgtctacaaggtgctgaagcaggtgcaccctgacaccggcatctcctccaaggctatgggcatcatgaactcctttgtcaaTGACATCTTTGAGCGCATTGCCGGAGAAGCTTCCCGCCTGGCTCATTACAACAAGCGCTCGaccatcacctcccgggagatccagaccgccgtacgcctgctgctgccgggagagctggccaagcacgccgtgtccgagggcaccaaggcTGTTACCAAGTACACCAGCGCCAAGTAATCATCCCCTTCTCTGACCCACATCAACACAAAGGCTCTTCTAAGAGCCACCCACCTCCTCTCTAATCGGGCTGGAACTGTGATGTGTGTTGTCTTctatgattgatagatagatagatagatatgatattttTTCCTTTTGAGTTTTGTTTTAACAGGGTTGTTATTTGTTGCTACTGAGGACCTGCATCCCGCTACGGAGATGCTTATAAAGTGTAGAGTCGGGTGTTCTTTCCTGGTTGGGGTAATTTGCTCTAGTTTGTGGGCTATAGTTAATGCAGACCCCAGTTTTCACTTAATATGCCTTTATTCCATATGTACCGCTTACAAAGGTGGCATCAtagatttcattttatttttaaaattttttttgagTGTAGCTCAGGTTTTCTCTATATTCTGTAAATTACAGATGTCTCTCTCGGTGCTCATAAAAAGCAATAGACCGAGCAGAAACTGCCCTTGTAGCTGCCGTAGAACTAGAGAAATACTGGATCTGAATTATTTAGATGTAACAAACAGCACTCTATTGAAACAATTGGTTCCATCATTATCACTTTGCACAGTTGGTGAAAGATCAGAGTATTTGAAGACTCTCTTACTATCGTCGCCCAAGTAACACTATGGTGCAAACTCCTATTAGCAGTGCTGTTATATGACCACAGGGTCAATATAGctgaattaaataaataaataaataaaaatcctcaGTGATGACGCCATGTGATTACTGTGTAGGCGCACATGTCCCTTATACTGGAATAACAGCTTCAACGGCGATTCGAGTAGCGGTTTGTATCGAACTCACCCTGTGTTACAGCAGCACATTCAAATTATTTCAGCACATTATATATTACTGTAAAAAGAAGAGCGACCATAGCGCATGGCTGAAACACCTGGGAGCTTTAACTGGAATAACTGAACCCAGGAGCCGGGAATACTTTAAGCTGTTCTCATAGTGACCAGGCGGAAGCGGCAATGTCAGTGGGAGATTGTTATCAGGTTTGGATTTGTATTGCGGACTGGCGATTTTATTGTTTTTGTTCCCCGCCGATATCTGCTCTGTTCTCATTGGTCTATTTTGAATATCCATCCTCCTATCCCAAGCAGGGTGTGTGAGTTGTTCTTACAAATGTACCCATTACGTAATCAAAAATGATATTTATTATTTCAGAGGGATGAAACATAGCTAGTTATCATAAAATGCTTATAAGTATCGTTCTCCCTTTTACTATAATTGTATAATGAAATGTGATGTAAATAAGAcacctttctctttctttctttctctctctctctgattccccCCTCCACCATCGGGGCACAAAACGTTTAAGAAGATGGGTGTTCTAAGAAAGAACCTGCCACGTGGACGCTGCGGCAGAGATGAGAAGCAAATTACCGCTGTTAGGTAAGAGCGGGCGATAGACATGACTCAGAGGCACAGAACTGAAAGTCTTCAATCAGGTCCGCCCTCCCTCTTAATAAAGGGCCTCTGAGAGCGGCGTGGCTTATTCTTACTGATCGCAATCCATTTGGGAAGATGTCAGGCAGAGGCAAAGGCGGAAAGGGGCTCGGGAAAGGAGGCGCTAAGCGTCACAGGAAGGTGCTTCGAGATAACATCCAGGGCATCACCAAGCCTGCCATCCGCCGTCTAGCACGGAGAGGAGGCGTGAAGCGCATCTCTGGTCTCATCTATGAGGAGACCCGCGGGGTGCTGAAAGTGTTTCTGGAGAACGTGATCCGGGACGCCGTCACTTACACCGAGCACGCCAAGAGGAAGACTGTCACCGCtatggatgtggtctatgctctGAAGCGCCAGGGACGCACACTGTACGGATTCGGAGGCTGAACACTGAGGCGCATTGAATACCATCGCTCACTC
Encoded proteins:
- the LOC134936286 gene encoding histone H1B-like, with the translated sequence MAETAPAVADVPPSEGAAKKKRQPKKAAGGAKKSGKSSGPSVSELILKAVAASKERSGVSLAALKKALAAGGYDVERNNSRIKVGVKGLVTKGTLTQVKGTGASGSFKLNKKQLESKKAAQKSLKPKKPAAKKVAKSPKKPKKAPSAAKSPKKVKKPAKAAAAKSPKKPKAVKSKKVAKSPAKKAAKPKAAKSPAKKAAKPKAAKSPAKKAAKPKKAAAKK
- the LOC134936293 gene encoding histone H3; amino-acid sequence: MARTKQTARKSTGGKAPRKQLATKAARKSAPATGGVKKPHRYRPGTVALREIRRYQKSTELLIRKLPFQRLVREIAQDFKTDLRFQSSAVMALQEASEAYLVGLFEDTNLCAIHAKRVTIMPKDIQLARRIRGERA
- the LOC134936305 gene encoding histone H2A type 1-like translates to MSGRGKQGGKTRAKAKTRSSRAGLQFPVGRVHRLLRKGNYAERVGAGAPVYLAAVLEYLTAEILELAGNAARDNKKTRIIPRHLQLAVRNDEELNKLLGGVTIAQGGVLPNIQAVLLPKKTESHKPAKSK
- the LOC134936317 gene encoding histone H2B 1.1-like encodes the protein MPDPAKSAPAPKKGSKKAVTKTQKKDGKKRRKSRKESYAIYVYKVLKQVHPDTGISSKAMGIMNSFVNDIFERIAGEASRLAHYNKRSTITSREIQTAVRLLLPGELAKHAVSEGTKAVTKYTSAK
- the LOC134936328 gene encoding histone H4, coding for MSGRGKGGKGLGKGGAKRHRKVLRDNIQGITKPAIRRLARRGGVKRISGLIYEETRGVLKVFLENVIRDAVTYTEHAKRKTVTAMDVVYALKRQGRTLYGFGG